The sequence CTCGCACACCAGAATCGCTTCGTGCCCGCCGGGCGCATGCTCTTCCTGGCCTTCCAGGGTATATGCGACGGGCGGCGCGTCCACCGCCGGCAGGTAGACGCGAAACGTCGAGCCCTTCCGCGGTTCGCTGTAGACCGTGACGTGTCCGCCGGCCTGCCGGACGATGCCGTACACGGTTGCCAGCCCGAGCCCGGTCCCCTGGCCCAGGCCCTTGGTCGTGAAGAACGGCTCAAAGACCCGCTCAAGCATGCTGGCATCCATGCCGCAGCCCGTGTCGCTGACGCTGAGCACGACATGCATCCCGGTGCGGGCCTCGGCGTGGGTGGCAACGTACGCCGGGTCGAGCTCGGCGTTGGCCGTAGCAATCACGAGGTGCCCGCCGTCCGGCATCGCATCGCGCGCGTTCACCGCCAGGTTCACGATCACCTGCTCGATCTGCCCGGCATCGATGCGCACCGCGTGCAGGTCCGGCGCGGCGTCGATGGTCAGCGCCACGTTCTCCGTGAGCAGCCGGCGCAGCATCTTCTCCAGTTCCAGCAGCGTCTGATTCAGGTTCAGGATCGTCGGCTGGGACACCTGCCGCCGACTGAACGCCAGGAGTTGCCGCGTCAGCCCGGCGGCCCGTTGCGCACTGCGGTCGATCTGGCGCAGCTCCTCGAGCAGCGCATTGCCTGGAGCGCCGGCCTCGGCGCCGGCGATCGCCAGCTCGGTGTTGCCGAGAATCGCCGTCAGGATGTTATTGAAATCATGGGCCACGCCCCCCGCCAACTGGCCGATGGCCTCCAACTTCTGCGATTGGCGCAACTGGGCTTCGAGGCGCGCCTTCTCTTCGGCCGCGCGGCGGCGCGCGGTGATGTCCAGCACGGTGAACGAGACGCCCTTGGTCAGGTCCGCCGGATCGAGCGGCGCCGAACTCAGCAGCACGTCGATGATTTCGCCGTCCTTGCGCCGCCAGCGCGTCTCGACGGTGCCGGCGCCGTGCGCCTGGATCTGCGCGTACTTCGCGCGCCCGACGTATTCAAAGTCCTCGTCGCTGGGGTAGATCAGTCGTGCGGACTGGCCCAGCAGTTCATCGCGCGTGTAGCCCGTCAGCAGACAGCACTGGTCGTTCACCTCGCGGAACACGCGGCCGACGACGACGCCGATCCCGACCGGCGCCGCGCGGAAGATGCTCTTCAGGCGCGCCTCGCGCTCGCGCACCGCCTCCTCGGCCAGCGCGCGCGCGTGGATGGCCCGCCCCTGCTGCACGTTCTGGAAGGCGAGCTGCGACATCTGGTTGGCCACCAGGAACAGCGCGTGGGCCACGTTGCGGAACTGCTCCGTCGACATGACCGTGACCTCGGCCAGCGCCGCCCGGAACTCCGCCTCGTCCGCGCCGATCTCGCGCGCATAGGCGCACAGCCGCTCCTCGTCCAGGTCCGCGTTCCGCACCTGGCCGATCAGCCAGTTCGCAATATGCTGCTCGCCTACGAAGATGCTCGCGCCCGCGTCCCACAACCCGCCGCTCAGACACGGCCGCACGATCGGACCATCCGGGTTTGGTTGCCCCAGCACCGCGTCCGAACGCATGCAGTTCTCCAGCCCCTTGCCCGTGCGGCGAATGATCGTGCTGCACAGGCGACAGAAGTTGCTGGGGCGCGTCAGCGGCGTTCCATCCGGTTGCGTGATAATGGAGGCCACCCCGGTCGCCGCGGCGAAGGCGTCCTGTATCCGCTGGATCTCCGCCATGTCGAACAGGTCCGCGAACGATAGGCGCAGCTCCTCGTCGGCGGGGCTGGTGAGCTGTTGGAGTCGCCCGCGCAGTTGGTCCTCGGCACGCTTGCGTTCCGTAATGTCCTGCGCGATCGCGAGGATGCCGCTCGGCTTTCCGTCATCATCAAACAGGCAGTCCACGTTCCAGAGCAGCGTGTGCTCGCGACCGTCCGCCGCGCGCAGTGATTTCTCGTAACTGCGCAGCGGCTCGCCCGCCAGGAGGCGCGGCAAGTCCGCCAGCACATCGGCGCGGACGTCCGGCGGGAGCAGCCGGTCGAAGTAGTTCTGGCCCAGGACCTCGGCGCGGGTGCGCCCGTAGATCCGCTCCGCCTCGGGGTTGAACTCCAAAATGCGCCCGTCCGGCGCCAGGTACAGGACGACGGTGGTCGCGGACTGGACCAGCGTCCGGAAACGATCCTCGCTGGCCCGCAGGAGGTCCTCGGCCCGCCGCCGGGCAGCCACTTCCTGCTGCAGCTCCTCGTTCACGACCCCCAGGCGCGCCGCATTCGCGCGCAGTTGCTCGTACAGCAGCGCATTCTGCACGCCCATCCCGATGGCGCGCGACAGCGTCTCGAGAAACTCCGCCTGCGCCGCGAAGTCACGCGGGGTCTTGGACGCCAGCCCCAGCACGCCCACGATCGCGTCACCGCCCCGCAGCGGCAGTGCGGCGAACGAGCGCAGCCCTGCGTCGCGGCACTCCGGCAACGTGCAGCGCGGGTCGCTCAGGATGTCCGCCGCGAAGATCGGCGTACCGTTGCTTACCGCCACGCCGCACAGGCACTCCCCGACCCGATGCACTGGCGACCGCAGGTGCTCCTCCAGCGCCGATGGCGCGCGATAGGCCTGCAATTGCAGCTCATCGCCCACGCGCAGAAAGAGCAGGGCGAGATCGGGCGCCACGGGTCCATCCAGACCGGCGAGGGCCGCCCGCGCCACCTCCCCCAGCGACAGGTTCGCGCACACTCGCTGCGTCAGTGTGTGCAGCGCGGCCAGCTCGCGCGCGCGTTGTGCGACGTCGGCCGCCGCGCGCCGCTGCGCCGTAATGTCGTGCAGGATACAGTGCGCCTGCTGAAAGCGACCGCCCGCGTCGCGGCTGACCCGACCATCCATGGCAAACACCAGTGCCCGCCCGTCCTTGTGCACGAGCTCGAACTCCGCGCCGCGGATGAGCCCGTCGCGTTTGAAGTGCGGGAAGCGGTGGCGGAACTGCTCGCGTGACGCAGCGGTGAGAAAATCCCCCAGCCATCGGCCGATTACCTCGCCGCGCGTGTACCCCAGCGCCTCCAGCCAAGCCGCGTTCACATCCCGTACGTGCCCCGTTTCGTCCAGCGACTGGCACGCCACGGGCCCATCCTGACAAAACTGTCGGAAATGCGCCTCACTCTCCTCCAGGCCCGCTTGGGCGTCGCGCGACTGCGCCTCTGCGCCCGCGCGCGTGGCCGCGGCGGCGCGCACTGCCTGCGTCTCACCCGACACCCACGGCGCACGTCCGTCTCGTTCCGGCCCCATCGTACACCCTCGCGCCGCACCAAAGACGTGCCGTGTGCGTCCCGACGCCCGACTACCCACGCTTCTGCACCGGCGCGACGCCCTTCGCTGCCGACATTATAGCCCAGTCGCGGTCAAAACCAGTCCCGGCAATGCAAAACACGCATTCCTTGCGCCACCGCTGGGCATCCGCCGGCGGGTATGGCCGCTTTGTCGCCGCCGGGCTTGACACAACGGCCTGCGGCGGCGAAGAAAGCGCACGTGACCTTTGATCTGTAACCCCCGTGGAAACGCCCGTGGCCAATGACTCGCTGTCCGACACCACGCCCGCGCCCGGCTCGGAAACGGCGCACGCAGCGCCCGCGGTGGGCCGCTGGCACCTGCATCGCCGGCTCTACAACTGGGTGCTGCACTGGGCGGAGACTCCGCACGGGGCCGTCGCCCTGTTCGCTCTCGCGTTCGCCGAGTCGAGCTTCTTCCCGATTCCACCCGATGTGCTGCTGATCGCGCTCGTGCTCGGCGCTCGCCGGCGCTGGTGGTGGCTCGCGACCCTATGTGCCCTCGGCAGCGTGGCGGGCGGGGTGGCGGGCTACATGATCGGCCGCGGTCTGATGGATACGCTCGGGTGGGGCATCATCCGCTTCTATCACGCCGAAGAGTACTGGAAGCAGGTCAACACGCTGTACGCGAAGTACGATTACTGGATCGTCTTCACCGCGGCGTTCACGCCGATCCCATACAAGGTCTTCACGATCGCGTCCGGCGCGTTTCACATGAACCTGCTCGGCTTCGTGCTCGTGTCGGCGGTCGGGCGCGCGGTGCGCTTCTTCCTCGTCGCGTTTTTGCTGTACCTCTTCGGCCCGCCGATGCGGCGCCTGATCGAGAAACATTTTGACTGGCTGTGCGTGCTCTTCGTGGTGCTGCTCGTCGGCGGATTTGTCGTGATCAAATACGTCTTCTGAGTCCCAGCCGCAGCCGTGAGGTCGCGAGGCAATGGAACAATCCTGGATGTGGTGGGGCGGGTTCCTGGTGGCTGTGCTGGCCATGCTGGCTGTCGACCTGGGCGTGTTCCAGCGCCGCTCGCATCAGATCCGCTTCAAGGAAGCGCTGCTGTGGAGCATCTTCTGGATCGCCATCGCGCTCGTGTTCAACCTCGGCCTGTGGCTCGGCTGGATCGGCAGCTACCCGCCTGCAGAGCGCGGCCACGCGGCGATCACTTTTCTGACGGCCTACCTGCTGGAGAAATCGCTCAGCGTCGACAACCTGTTCGTCTTCTCGGTGATCTTCTCGTACTTCGCCGTGCCGCCCAAGTACCACCACCGGGTGCTGTTCTATGGCATCCTCGGGGCCCTGGTCTTCCGCGCGATTTTCATCTTCGGCGGCCTGTGGCTGATCGAGAAGTTCGCGTGGATGGTGTACGTCTTCGGCGTGTTCCTGATCATCACCGGCATCAAGCTCGGCCTCGCCAAGGACAAGGAGATCCAGCCCGACCGCAACCCGGTGCTGCGGCTGGCGCGCGCCGTGCTGCCGCTGACGAACCACTACGTGGACGGGCATTTCATCACGCGCCATACGCCCTCCCCCGACGACGGGCCCGATCTCATCGCGCCCCATTGCGAGGGCGCCAAGCTGGTCGCCCCCACCGCCGGCCGGCTCCTGGCCACGCCCCTGCTGCTGGTGCTCATCTTCATCGAAGTCACCGACGTGATGTTCGCCGTCGACTCGATCCCCGCTGTCATCGGCGTGACCCGCGACTCGTTCATCGTCTTCACGTCCAACGTTTTCGCGATCCTCGGTTTGCGGGCGATTTACTTCGTCATTGCGGCGTTCGTGAAGATGTTCCACTACCTGTCGCACGGGCTGGCCGTGCTGCTCGTCTTCATCGGCGTCAAGATGCTCACCGAGCCGATCCTGCACTACAAGATGAAGCCGATCCACTCGCTCGCAGTCGTCGCGATGATCCTCACCGTCGCCGTCGTGGCGTCGTTGCTGCGGCGCCGCAACACCGGGGCGCCCGCCGAGGAGCACGCCTCTGCCAGTTGACCCGGTGCCGGCGGCGGCCGGGCAACGCAGCGCGTCCCGGCGCCGCCGCACGTCACCCCCTTGACTTCCGCGCTCCGATGTTTCAAACTACCGCTTCAAACGTATGTTCAGCATGGGTCCGCCGCCGTGACCGAGCATTCTCAACCCGCTACGCGACAACGGCTGCTGGACGCGGCCGGCGAGGTGTTTGCCGAGCGCGGCTTCCGGCTCGCCACCGTGCGTGACATCTGTCAGCGCGCCGGCGCGAACATCGCCGCCATCAACTATCACTTCCGCGACAAGGAAGGGCTCTACGCCGCCGTCCTGCGCGACGCGCACCAGGCCGCGCACGAGAAGTACCCCCCCACGCTCGGCCTGACCGCGCACGCCACGCCGGAAGAGCGGCTGCGCGCGTTCGTGCGCAGCCTGCTGGCCCGGATGCTCGACCTCGGCCGGCCGGCCTGGCACGGCTTGCTCATGGCGCGCGAGATGCTCGAGCCGACGGCGGCGTTCGACACGTTCATCACCGACTCGATCCGGCCGCGCTACCGGCTGCTGGCCGAAATCGTGCGCGACCTGTGCCCGGCCGCCGACAGCGATGAGAAGCGGAACCTGCTGGCCAATAGCATCGTCGGCCAGTGCCTGCACTACCATCACGCCCGGCATCTGCTCGCGCGGCTGTTGCCGGGGCAGCGCTGGCCGACCGACGTGGACCGCCTCACCGATCACATCGTGCGCTTCTCGCTGGCCGCGCTAAAATCGAAGACACTATTCCCGAGGACCACCCCGTGAGGTGCGCGACACCGCGACCATTGCCGTGGCTTGCGATTCTGGTAGCCGGGTTCGCAGGCTGCTCCCGGCACGACGCGGCGGCCAACCGGTCGCACGCCGTCCAGGCCGATCCCCTGCCGGTCAAAGTCGCCACCGCTGTCCGACAGGACGTGCCCGTCGAGCTGCACTCGATCGCGCGCGCGGCAGCCTACGCCACCGTGACCGTCAAGCCGCAAGTCACCGGGCAGATCGTCGCCGCGCACTTCGCCGAGGGCCAGGACGTCCAGGCCGGAGACCTGCTCTTCGATTTGGACGCGCGCCCCTTCGAGGCCGCGTTACGGGAGGCCGAGGCGACGCTCGCCAAGAACACCGCCCTGGCGGACGACGCCGAGGCCGAAGCGCAGCGCTCCACCGGCCTGTTCCGGCAGGGGGTGGCCACGCAGCGCGAGTACGAGACCAGCGTGGCGACGGCGGCATCCTTACGCGCGACGGTGCAGGCCGCCCGGGCTGCGGTCGACGAAGCCAAGCTCAACCTGGAGTACTGCGCCGTCCGCTCGCCACTCGCCGGCCGCACCGGTACACGCCTGGCCGACCCGGGTAACGTCGTCAAGGCCAACGAATCCGAACTGGTGGTCATCAATCAGATCAACCCGATCTACGTCACGTTCGCGGTGCCCGAGCAGCACTTCGCCGCCGTCGTCGCGCGCCAGGCTCACGGCCGGTTGCCCGTGGTCGCGACCATTCCCGGCGACAGCGGCCTGCCCGAGCGCGGCGAATTAACCTTCATCGACAATCAGGTCGACTCGATGACGGGCATGCTCAAGCTGAAGGCAACTTTCGCCAACGAGCAACGCCGCCTGTGGCCCGGCCAATACGTCAACGCCGTGCTGACGCTGACCATGCAGCCCAACGCGGTCGTTGTGCCGAACGCCGCAGTGCAAACGGGCCAGGCGGGGGACTTCGTGTACGTCGTGCAGAGTGACAACACGGTCGAACTGCGGCCCATCGTCGCCGGTCTGCGTTTCAACCACCACACTGTGATCGAGCAGGGCGTTGAAGCCGGCGAGCGCGTCGTGACCGAGGGTCAGCTCCGGCTGGTGGCGGAAGCCAAAGTGAGCATCAAGGACGGGGCCGCCACGACGCAGGAAGCCCGCCCATGAACCTCCCGGAGCTGTGCATCCGTCGTCCCGTAATGACGACGCTCCTGATGCTGGGCCTGGTCGTGTTCGGCGTCATGGGTTACAGCCTGCTCCCGGTCTCCGACCTGCCGAACGTCGATTACCCCACGATCCAGGTCTCCGCCAGCCTGCCGGGGGCCAGTCCGGACACGATGGCCTCCTCCGTGGCCACGCCGCTGGAGCGCGAGTTTTCGACCATCGCCGGCATCGATTCAATGTCCTCGACCAGCGTGCTGGGCACAGCGCAGATCACGTTGCAGTTCAATCTCACCCGCGACATCGACGCCGCCGCCCAGGACGTGCAGGCGGCGATCGCCCGCGCCCAGCGGCGCCTGCCGCCCGAAATGCCGAACCCGCCCTCGTTCCGCAAGGTGAACCCCGCGGACCATCCCGTGCTGCTCCTCGCGCTCACGTCGCCGTCGCTGCCGCTGTACACGCTGAACGAATACGCGGACACGCTGATGGCACAGCGCATCTCGATGGTCAACGGCGTCGCCCAGGTCATGGTCTTTGGGGCCCAGAAATATGCCGTCCGCGCCCAGGTCGACCCGCGCAAGCTCGCGGCCCACGAGATCGGCATCGACGAGGTAGCGACCGCGATCCGCAACGCGAACGTCAACCTGCCCACCGGCGCACTCTACGGTCCGCAAACCGCGCTGACCATCGAAGCCACGGGGCAACTGCTCAGCGCCAGCGCCTACCGCCCGCTGATCGTCGCGTATCGCAACGGGAACCCCGTGCGGCTCGAACAACTCGGCCGCGTGATTGACAACGTCGAGAACGACAAGACCGCCGCCTGGTTCGTCGACCAGCGCGCGATGGTCCTGGCCATTCAGCGCCAGCCCGGCACGAACACGGTCGCGGTCGTCGATGCCGTCAAGGACCTGCTCCCATCCTTCCAGTCCCAGCTTCCGGCGTCAGTGTCCATCCGCGAGCTTTACGACCGCTCCGCGTCCATTCGCGAGTCGGTGCGCGACGTGAGATTCACGCTCTGGCTGACGCTCGCCCTGGTCGTTATGGTCATTTTCCTGTTCCTGCGCAGCCTGACCGCCACGGCCATCCCCAGTGTCGCCATGCCCATGTCGCTCGTGGGCACGTTCGCCGTCATGTACCTGCTCGGCTACAGCCTCGACAACCTCTCCCTGATGGCCCTCACGCTGTCCGTCGGGTTCGTCGTCGACGACGCGATCGTCATGCTCGAGAACATCGTCCGGCACATGGAGCTGGGCGAGGGCACTCTGACCGCCGCGCTCAACGGATCGCGCGAGATCGGTTTCACCATCATCTCGATGACGCTCTCGCTCGTGGCCGTGTTCATCCCGGTGCTGTTCATGGGCGGGCTCGTCGGCCGCCTGCTCAGCGAGTTCGCCGTGACGATCGGCGTCGCCATTCTGGTGTCCGGCGTCATCTCCCTGACGCTGACGCCGATGCTGTGCAGCCGCTTCATTCGACCGCCGAGCACGATTCGCCACGGCCACCTGTATGCTGTCTCCGAGCGCTTCTTCCGGGGCATGCTGAACGTCTACGCCTGGGGCCTGCGCGGGGTGCTGCGTCACCGGCGCTTGACGATGCTCTTCTCGCTCGCCGTGTTGGTGGCGACCGTCTACCTGTTCAGGAAGGTGCCGCAGGGGTTCTTCCCGAGTGAGGACGCCGGACGCATCTCCGCCCAGACCGAGGGCGCCGAGGGCACGTCGTTCGAGGCCATGGTGCGCTATCAACAGGCGGCCGCCGAAGTCGTGCGCGCGGACCCGCGCGTCGAGGCATTCATGTCGTCCGTCGGCGGCGGCGGGCGTGCCATGGGCAGTAACGCCGGGTCCATGTTCATCAAGCTGAAGCCGCGCGCGCAGCGCGACGCTTCCGTCGATCAGGTCATCCAGGACTTGCGACCCAAGCTCGCCGCGGTGCCGGGTATCCGCGTCTTCCTGCAGAACCCGCCGACGATTCCGATCGGCGGCCGCATGGCCAAGAGTCAATACCAGTACACGCTGCAAAGCCCCGATACGAACGATCTCTACCGCTATGCGCCCGTGCTTGCGGAGAAGATGAGCGACCTGCCCGGCTTCCAGGACGTCACGACCGACCTGCAGCTTGCGAACCCGCAGATCACCGTGCAGATCGACCGCGACAAGGCCACCACGCTCGGCGTCACGGCTGCGCAGATCGAGTCCGCCCTCTCGTATGCCTACGCGGCCCAGCAGATTTCGACCATCTATGCCCCGAACAACCAGTACCAGGTCATTCTCGAACTCGCGGACGAATACCAGGCGAACGCCGCCGCCCTGTCGCTGCTCTACGTGCGCTCCGACCGCGGTACACTGGTCCCGCTCGATGCGGTCGCGGACCTGGTCCCCACCGTCGGGCCGCTGTCGGTGAACCACTCCGGCCAGTTGCCGGCCGTGACGATCTCGTTCAACCTCCAGCCGGGCCACGCGCTCGGCGACGCCGTCGCCGCGGTGAACGACCTGGCCCGCGAAACCCTGCCGGCGGACATGAGCACCAGCTTCCAGGGCACCGCCCAGGCGTTCCAGGCGTCGCTGGGCAACCTGATCACGCTGCTCATTGTCGCGATCCTGGTCATCTACATGGTGCTGGGCATCCTGTACGAGAGCTTCTTCCACCCCATCACGATCCTGTCGGCGTTGCCGTTTGCGGGTTTCGGCGCGCTGGCCACGCTGCTGATCTTCAAGGTCGAGCTGAGCCTGTACGCCTTCGTCGGCATCATCATGCTCATCGGTTTGGTCAAGAAGAACGGCATCATGATGATCGACTTCGCCCTCGAGGCGCAGCGCAACGAGGGCAAGCCGCCGCTGGACGCCATCTACGAAGCCTGCCTGATCCGCTTCCGCCCGATCATGATGACCACGATGGCGGCGTTGATGGGCACGCTGCCGATCGCGCTCGGCTACGGCGCCGGGGCCGAGTCGCGCCAGCCGCTCGGTCTGGCGGTTGTCGGCGGTCTGCTGTTCTCACAGCTTCTCACCCTCTACGTGACGCCGGTGTTCTTCGTGTACATGGAGAAGCTCCGGATGCTCTTCCACCGCCGGCCCCGCCACGCGGCTGGTGCAGCGACGCCGGTCCTGGCGCCGGTGCCGATCAGCGGCGAAAGCCCCAGCTTCACGCCGGGCTCGCAGAGCTGACCGGCTTGCCCCGCCGCGCGTTCCCCTCCCGCCACCCCGATGCGTCGCACATCTGCATCCCGACGCTCCCCAGACTGTCGCTGGCTCATCCTCTCACGGAGATTTGAACAGCGACGCCGTCATCGATTTCCTCGACATCAACGCCTTCGTGCTCTACCTGTCGAACTTCCCCGTGTGGCAAACGACCTACGCTGGTTGCGACGCCGCATGTGGCGACATCGATGGCAACGGCGCGTATCCCTCGTTTGGCGACATCAACCCCTTCGTGACGCTGTTTCTGACGCACGCGCTGCCGCTGCCGTACGATGGGCGGCAGCGGCTTGAATGGCAGGTCGTCAGGATCGGCGGGGAGCGCAAACCGCCTGAGCGGGGAGAGTCAATGTTGTGAGCGGGGAGAGCGAACCTCTGGTTTGCTTGGGGCAAAGCAGAGCTTTGCACTCCCCTGATCGTGCGGAAGCAAAGCAGAGCTTCGCTGTCCCCCGCGGCCGCTTGCCCATATCTCAATCCGCCTCACGGCTGATACGTGAAGTTCACGTGCTGGATCCCGTGGCATGTCAGCGTGCATGAGCCGGTGTAGCGGCCCGTGTCCACGTAGAACCGCTGCCCGCCGACAATGGCAATGTCAAAGTTGATCAGGTGCCCGTGCTGTGCCGGGCTGCCGCTCACGCCGTGGGCAGCATGACACGCGCTGCACGGCGTCCGCCCGCGCACGACGTGCCGCTGGTGCAACGCGAAGCTCTCATCGCTGAGAATCGAATTGCGATCGTGACACTGGTAGCACAGGTCATACGCCTGCGGCGATTCCATCGTGAAGTCGCGCGTCTCGTACCGCGCAACCAGCAGATGCTCATAGCGCGACCCGTGCGGCCCGTCGATCTCTGTCCCGCCCGCGCTCACCCCGTCCGGGTTGTTGTGGCAATCCTGGCAATTGATGAACCGCCGCGTTCGCAGCTCCGGCCGCAGGCTCGGCACTTCGCCGGACTGCCGGCTGGGAAACGCCACCGGATGCGCCGACGCCGCCGTCGGCATGAACTCCCGCCGAACGTTGCCGCCCTCGTCCTGCTGCCGCACGATCCGCTGCGTCAGCAGCACGGGACGGTCGCCGTGGCAGCGAAAGCATACTTCGTAGTAAAACCCAGCCTGCTCGACCGTTGCACCCAGCAGGCTCACCCCCGGCACCGCCCACATCGCCGGCGGCACGATCGGGCCAGCGTTGAGTGTGCCCATTGGCCCCTTCAACAGGTCCTTCGCCGCCGCATGTGGATTGTGGCAATCCGTGCATTCGACATAGCGCGCCACGCGCAGCCGATTCTCCGGGGTGGAGCGCAGTTCGCGCAGCTTGTTTACGCGATGCCCGGAACGCTGGTCCAGCACCGACAGTACGCTCGGCCCGCTGATGCCGTCGTGGCACGTGATGCACAACTGCGATGGCCGATCGTACAGGAGTTGCTCGCGCCGCGGCGCACTGTGCGAGAGATGGCATGAACGACACGCGTTGTCCGCCAGCGACCGATACGGCAATTGCTCGCCGTTCGTAACTGTCACGGGCACGGATCGTGGGCTGAGCGCGTGCGAACCGTGCCACCAGCCGTCCATGTCATGGCACGTCAGGCACAGCGCGCCGTTCCGATCGGTAATCCGCAGAAAATCACCCAGCTCATTGTTGTGCGGATCGTGGCACGCCGTGCATTCCAGCTCGCCGCGCTCGCCGAGCTTGATCCGGTGGTCCACCAGCTCCGGCGGCCGAATCTGGCGATCGCGGTTGGCCAGCACGCGGTCGTAGCGGAAGCCGACCGGATGGTCGTCGGACAGGTCGTTGGTCAGGTTCGACGGCCCGGTCGGCATGAACGTATGTGTCATCGGGATCGGCTCGGTCATGGCCCGGTCGAGGGTCAGGCCGATCGCCAGGCTGCCGTCGTGGCAGCTCAGGCACAGCTTGCTCGCCGGCCCCGGCTGGTCGACGCGCGCGTCGGTCGTGCTGCTGCGATAGATGCGGTAGTACGTCGTCGGGTTGTGCCGGTTCCACAGCGGCGCCACGGGGCTCGCGTTGTGCGGCACATGGCAGAAGATGCAGATTTCGCTTTCATCGAGCGCTCGGACCGGCCCCGGCCCCATCGCCGACAGGTCGTGCTTGGAGTTCATGATACGGTCGTCGGCCCATGCCACCGACACGAGGCACAACGCGCACGCGAGCGTCCGAACTGCCCGCTTCATGACGCCTTCTCCGACAGATACTGGAAGACCTGCACCCGGCGATTGTAGCCGTCCGCCACCCAGATGCGATCCTGGGCGTCGATCGTCAGTCCCCCCGGCAGCGCGAACTCGCCCGGCCGCGCCCCCTCCTGCCCAAACGCGAGCAGCAATCGCCCGTCGCGATCGAAGATCTGGATATTCTCGAACTGGTTGTCCACGACATAGATGTGCTGATCGGAATCCACCGCCACCGCGCGCGGCCGCGCGAAATCGCCAGCGGCGTCGCCCTTCTGCCCGAAAACACGCACCGGCGTAGCGTCCGCGCCGAAGACCTGCACGCGGAAATTCATGGCATCGGCCACGATGAGACCGATATCGGGTTGCGCGGCCAGCGCCGTCGGGAAGTTGAACTGTCCGGGCGCGCTGCCGCGTTGTCCGACGCGCTGTTCCAGCGTCCGCCAATCCGTCGTCGCAAAGCATGCATGCGCCGCCGCGTCCGCCAGCCAGAACCGCCGCCCGCGGGCATCCCAGGCAATCGCCACCGGCGCCGTCAGCTCCGGCCAACGGTGCGTCGCGCGCCACCGGCCGTCCAGATCGAACACGTCCACGGCTGCGCGCCCGCGATCTACCACGTACAACTGCGTGCCATCGCCGACGCTCACATCGATCGGAACACGCAACGGATCGCTTGGCGACCCGCGAATCGTCGTGTACCGGCGGGCGGCAAGATCGAGGAGGTGCACGCTGCCGAG is a genomic window of Phycisphaerae bacterium containing:
- a CDS encoding efflux RND transporter permease subunit; the protein is MNLPELCIRRPVMTTLLMLGLVVFGVMGYSLLPVSDLPNVDYPTIQVSASLPGASPDTMASSVATPLEREFSTIAGIDSMSSTSVLGTAQITLQFNLTRDIDAAAQDVQAAIARAQRRLPPEMPNPPSFRKVNPADHPVLLLALTSPSLPLYTLNEYADTLMAQRISMVNGVAQVMVFGAQKYAVRAQVDPRKLAAHEIGIDEVATAIRNANVNLPTGALYGPQTALTIEATGQLLSASAYRPLIVAYRNGNPVRLEQLGRVIDNVENDKTAAWFVDQRAMVLAIQRQPGTNTVAVVDAVKDLLPSFQSQLPASVSIRELYDRSASIRESVRDVRFTLWLTLALVVMVIFLFLRSLTATAIPSVAMPMSLVGTFAVMYLLGYSLDNLSLMALTLSVGFVVDDAIVMLENIVRHMELGEGTLTAALNGSREIGFTIISMTLSLVAVFIPVLFMGGLVGRLLSEFAVTIGVAILVSGVISLTLTPMLCSRFIRPPSTIRHGHLYAVSERFFRGMLNVYAWGLRGVLRHRRLTMLFSLAVLVATVYLFRKVPQGFFPSEDAGRISAQTEGAEGTSFEAMVRYQQAAAEVVRADPRVEAFMSSVGGGGRAMGSNAGSMFIKLKPRAQRDASVDQVIQDLRPKLAAVPGIRVFLQNPPTIPIGGRMAKSQYQYTLQSPDTNDLYRYAPVLAEKMSDLPGFQDVTTDLQLANPQITVQIDRDKATTLGVTAAQIESALSYAYAAQQISTIYAPNNQYQVILELADEYQANAAALSLLYVRSDRGTLVPLDAVADLVPTVGPLSVNHSGQLPAVTISFNLQPGHALGDAVAAVNDLARETLPADMSTSFQGTAQAFQASLGNLITLLIVAILVIYMVLGILYESFFHPITILSALPFAGFGALATLLIFKVELSLYAFVGIIMLIGLVKKNGIMMIDFALEAQRNEGKPPLDAIYEACLIRFRPIMMTTMAALMGTLPIALGYGAGAESRQPLGLAVVGGLLFSQLLTLYVTPVFFVYMEKLRMLFHRRPRHAAGAATPVLAPVPISGESPSFTPGSQS